The Candidatus Sulfotelmatobacter sp. genome includes the window ACTGTTGCCCGCCTGGATGGTGATGTGGATCGCGGTAGGTGCGGTTACCGCCCCGTGGCGCGCTGTGACGATATATTCGACTTGGTGGAGTTGGTTTCCTGCTGTACTCTTTTTCGCCGCCGGAATCTCCATTTACAAGCGCGCCGGCGCCCACTTCAGTTGGGCCCAACTCGGAGGCCTCCCCGAGATTCGCCCTGGAGAAGTTCGCGCCGAAAACCATGCTCAGCGCCTCATCACCACCGGCATCCGCTCCCGAGTTCGCCACCCCATCTATCTCGGCCATCTCTGCGAGATGCTGGCCTGGAGCATCGGAACGGGCCTCGCCGTCTGCTGGCTCCTCACCGCCTTAGCCATCGTCACCGGCGCAGTCATGATTCGCATGGAAGATGCCGAACTGGAGAAGCGCTTTGGGGAAGCGTGGAAACGATATCGAGCGTCAGTGCCCGCGATTCTGCCGCGTCCGTGAGAGCGCGGGCTTTTTCGCCCACGCTCCACGTCCGACTCCTTGCGGCTATTTCAGTCCTCCCATGGCCGCATTCGTAAGCATGAACCAACCGCCTTCGCCTGGATAAAACGGCCAGGGAAAATCGGGGTTTACATTCACGTACTTGTTCTGAATGGTGACAATGTAGTTGTTCACATTCGTCTTGTCGTTGGCCAGATAAGCCGCGTATGAAATGGCGCACCACGGGAACGGATTATTTTGCGTCGTGAACGACAACGAGGGCCAGCCTGGCCACGCGGCATCGAATTTCGAATAGCTCGTATTCGCCTGACTTCCCGTAACCACTTTCTCGAGCCCCGGCCACAACTGCGCTACCGCATCTGGATAAAAGGTGCTCATATTCGGAGCTGGCGAGCCCGCGTACGGAAGGTACAACTTAGTGGAAGAGTTATAGAGCACTGACTGAATACCCGACAAAATGCTGGAAGCATGGGCCTGATACCACGAAGTGGTGGAAGTATCATTCCAGGCCTGCGTCGCCAGCGTAGCAAAATCAGATATTCCTCGATAATCCTCCGAGTTATCCATTAAGTATTCAATTTGATAATCCGGCTTGGCATAAACCAGGCCGTTACTTTGCTGAAGATTGGTGACGATGTTGCCCGTGACATTCAGAATGTATTCGCCAACCGTGTTCTTAATAAAGGACTGAGCGCCTGAGTCCCCGGTGTTCCACAAAGCTTCGGCCAGACTCAGGAACGTCGCGGCGTAGGAGTCCGCCGAGTCGTAGCTGTTGGTCGAGGTCTCCACGCCATTGGACACGCTGTAGTTGTAGACAGTTCCATAAACACCGTTATAGTCGGGCCAATTCACGTGGGCGAGGTACCAGTTCATCCAGGCTTCGACCGCTGAAATGCGGTTGGTCGAACTGTCCTTGAGCCAACCAATGGCCGCGAAGTTAGCGAAGTACGGGTCGATCTCCGTGGCGCTATAAAGAATTGCTCCATCGGAAAGCTGCTGCGTTGCAATGTACTGTCCTGTCTTGGTGAGGTTGTTCTGATAGTTCTGGCATTGGGCGGGGACTGCTGCGAGCGCCATCATTGCACTAAGCAGCAGAGGAAAGGGAAGGAATCGTGCACACATCGAGGGTAACTCCTGAGATTAGGTTTAGCAGAGGTGGCGGCATTAAGTTGCTGACTTACCAGCCGAGGTTGCACGCTTACTAAGAGGTTACAAAAGATGTGTTGCAGCAAGCGTGGCGCGGGCACTCCCTTCGACAAGCTCAGGGCAGGCTCTGCCCGCCACCGTTGTTTTGGCTTTAGTTTTGGTGTTGACTTTGATTTTGACTATAGTTTGGTTTTCGATCGTGAGCGAAATCCTGCGCAAAGCCATAAAAGCAGCGGGCACAGCCTGCCCTGAGCTTGTCGAAGGGAGTGCCCGCCCCACACCAGCCCCTCCCGCTATAATCCCAGTTTGGCTGAAAGCTGATAGCTGACAGCTGATAGCTTTTTTTCATGCGCTTCGAACTCTTCATCGCGACCCGCTATCTGCGCGCAAAACGACGCCAGGCGTTCATCGGCATCATCACCGGCATCTCCATCGCAGGCGTCGCAGCCGGCGTTGCTTCTCTCGTGGTCGCGATGGCCATCACCAACGGATTTCGCCAGGATCTCCAGCAGCGCCTGCTCGGCTCCACCTCGCACATCAGTCTTCAGCGCATTGCCGATGACGGCATCCAGAACTGGCCGGCGCTCATGGATCGCCTCTCCAAACAACCGCACGTCCTCGCCGCGGCCCCTGCCATTTTCGAACAAGTTCTGATCTCGCGCGGTCCGCGCTCCCGCGGAGCCGTACTCAAAGGGATGATCCCGCGCTACGAGCGCCGCGTCAGCGATCTGTTGAACTCGGTTAAAGAAGGTTCCGCAGTGCCGCTAGAGGAACAGATCGAATCGCCTTCGGCGAGGGCGGACGGGGCGTCCGCCCTTCCACAATCCGCAACTTCGCAATCGCCCGACTCTCTTGCAGGCGTGCAGCAACGCGTCGCAGCAATGCCTCCTATCGTTCTCGGCAAGGACATCGCCGATCACCTTGGCGCGACGGTCGGTTCGGTTGTGCTGGTCACCAGCCCTCAGGGCGAACTCACTCCCTTCGGCATGGTTCCCAAGTACAATCGCTTTCACGTGGTCGGGATCTTTGACTCCGGCTTCTTCGACTACGATTCCAGTTGGGCCTTCGTCCGCCTCGCCGATTCGCAGAAACTGTTCGGCCTGGGCGACGAGATTTCCGTCATCGAATTCAAAGTCGACGACATCTACCAGGCCGCTGCCATCTCTCGCGAAATCGAAGACGCCGCCGGCAAAGGCTTCATGGCCACCAACTGGCAGGAACAGAACAAGCCGCTCTTTCAGGCCCTGAAGCAGGAGCAGCTTCTCACCTTCATCACCATCGGATTGATCGTCTTCGTGGCCGGCCTCAACATCCTCATCTCTCTCGTGATGATGGTTATGGAGAAGACCAAAGATATCGCGGTGCTAATCTCCATGGGAGCGCGCCGAACGCAGGTACGCAATCTCTTCATCGCACAAGGCATGTTGATCGGCATCATCGGCACCGCCATCGGCTTGGTCGTCGGCTACATCCTCGCCTACATCGGCGGCCATTACCATGTCATCCGTTTATCGCCCGAGGTCTACTCCATCGACTACCTGCCCTTCGCACCGCAAGCGCTCCAGGGAGTGAAGGTAGCGGCGTTCGCTCTGCTGATCTCGTTTGTTGCGACGCTCTACCCCTCGTGGTCCGCCTCGCGCATCCTTCCGGCCGAGGCTTTGCGCTATGAATAGACTATGCTGCGCCGGTGGCGGATTGTGGAAGGGCACGGCTTCAGCCGTACCGTTAAACGCAATAAAAAATGCGGACTTTGGCCCCTGGGGTCTTGCTTCGCGTGAAATCTCCCGTGTTCCTCATCACCTGACCGTACCCCTGCCTCGTTGTAAAGGTCCATCCGTATGGATTTTGGAATTCGTCCCCCTCGAAACGATTTGCATCCACCCAGCACTAATCTCTACGGCCGCGAATACTGCCGCGACCGTAGGATCAAATCCGCCACGCTCTAGCCCTTGGAACGGAACAGGCACATCATGCATCTAACGGACCAAGACTCGATGCTTAGGGTGGAAGGCCTGAAAAAGGTTTTCCGGTCCGGTGAGGCGGACCTGGTGCTCTTTGAAAATTTGTCGTTTGAGGTGAAACGCGGCGAAATGCTAGCTATTGTGGGCGAATCCGGAGCCGGCAAGAGTACCTTGTTGCACATCTTGAGCGCTCTTGATCGCGCTTCCGAAGGTGACGTATACTGCGCCCACTTGCGATTGAATACTTTATCGCACGACGAAGCCGCCGACTTCCGTAATCGGGAAACCGGCTTCGTATGGCAGTTCCACTATCTGCTGCCGGAATTCACGGCGGCAGAAAACGTTGCCATGCCGCTGCTGCTTCGCGGGCGGAGTTGGCAGCAGGTCGAGCCAGAAGCTTTACGCTGGCTGCGCGAGGTCGGACTGGAGCAGCGCGCGCATCATCGCTCAGGCGAGCTTTCCGGTGGAGAGCAGCAGCGCGTCGCTTTGGCCCGCGCGCTCATCACCGGTCCCAAGCTCTTGCTGGCCGATGAGCCAACGGGCGACTTGGACGGGCAGACAGCCGAAGCGGTTTTCAGTTTGATTGCGCGCCTACATCGCGACCACCAACTCACCTCCCTCATCGCTACACATAATCTGTCGTTCGCGCGCCGCTGCCA containing:
- a CDS encoding isoprenylcysteine carboxylmethyltransferase family protein → MYLLRTLGWLCCVVYSTIPAFWLMIHPRVERWRQSHRSPFRLLLPAWMVMWIAVGAVTAPWRAVTIYSTWWSWFPAVLFFAAGISIYKRAGAHFSWAQLGGLPEIRPGEVRAENHAQRLITTGIRSRVRHPIYLGHLCEMLAWSIGTGLAVCWLLTALAIVTGAVMIRMEDAELEKRFGEAWKRYRASVPAILPRP
- a CDS encoding FtsX-like permease family protein, whose translation is MRFELFIATRYLRAKRRQAFIGIITGISIAGVAAGVASLVVAMAITNGFRQDLQQRLLGSTSHISLQRIADDGIQNWPALMDRLSKQPHVLAAAPAIFEQVLISRGPRSRGAVLKGMIPRYERRVSDLLNSVKEGSAVPLEEQIESPSARADGASALPQSATSQSPDSLAGVQQRVAAMPPIVLGKDIADHLGATVGSVVLVTSPQGELTPFGMVPKYNRFHVVGIFDSGFFDYDSSWAFVRLADSQKLFGLGDEISVIEFKVDDIYQAAAISREIEDAAGKGFMATNWQEQNKPLFQALKQEQLLTFITIGLIVFVAGLNILISLVMMVMEKTKDIAVLISMGARRTQVRNLFIAQGMLIGIIGTAIGLVVGYILAYIGGHYHVIRLSPEVYSIDYLPFAPQALQGVKVAAFALLISFVATLYPSWSASRILPAEALRYE
- a CDS encoding ABC transporter ATP-binding protein, translating into MHLTDQDSMLRVEGLKKVFRSGEADLVLFENLSFEVKRGEMLAIVGESGAGKSTLLHILSALDRASEGDVYCAHLRLNTLSHDEAADFRNRETGFVWQFHYLLPEFTAAENVAMPLLLRGRSWQQVEPEALRWLREVGLEQRAHHRSGELSGGEQQRVALARALITGPKLLLADEPTGDLDGQTAEAVFSLIARLHRDHQLTSLIATHNLSFARRCQRVLRLQRGQMEEISPESLPA